The following coding sequences are from one Halictus rubicundus isolate RS-2024b chromosome 11, iyHalRubi1_principal, whole genome shotgun sequence window:
- the LOC143359394 gene encoding glucose dehydrogenase [FAD, quinone] isoform X2, with amino-acid sequence MEACMAASCSAALSPLPSSLFSQLINVLLFSQCALDRGSDYPVDRSIDILSSKKEFDFVIVGGGSAGSVLARRLSEIDDWDVLLIEAGEDASPMSEVPGFLTMLPDTAEDYAYKTELQAGFCQGHKNKRCKWRKGKALGGSSVINAMLHVFGNDRDYNQWQEQGNEGWDYENMLRYLRKSTNCPAEYIAKFGVRHCGANGPMSIRSYNYSETMQQEVLLDGAREMGLDVLDPLIGDRYVGFGKAFGTMDNAQRMNTAKAYLSPVKDKKNLYVMKSTRADKVLLKGNKAVGVRVTSGGKTVDLTASKEVILSAGSIASPQLLMLSGIGPKKHLQDMGIQVVADLPVGKNLQDHVIWPGLLIGFVNETQPLPTSTFGMDLAYNYLVHKKGELATVGINLLAFVNVNDFGPNGEKPRSTPSKYPDIEFHFGHFPRWLAPKIAALYNLVNVENEIVQELTKMIMEGDLIVAASTLLQPKSKGFLELRSADPADTMKIYANYFAEREDIETLLKSVNVIKALTKTSALGQYKMTLKHLDLPGCRDKQPDSDEYWECNIRQIAGSVYHPIGTAKMGTKDDPTAVVDSRLRVHGVQRLRVIDASIMPNIVSGNTNSPVIAIAEKGADLVKEDWFKDKHSEL; translated from the exons ATGGAGGCCTGCATGGCAGCAAGTTGCAGTGCCGCGCTTTCGCCGCTGCCATCTTCTCTCTTCTCGCAGTTAATCAACGTGCTTCTGTTCTCGCAATGCGCTTTAGACCGTGGCTCTGATTATCCAGTGGATCGCTCAATAGATATTCTATCCTCGAAAAAAGAATTTGATTTTGTGATTGTTGGGGGCGGGTCTGCAGGCTCTGTGCTAGCCCGGCGACTGTCGGAGATAGATGACTGGGATGTTCTGTTGATCGAAGCAGGGGAGGATGCTAGTCCTATGAGTGAAGTCCCTGGGTTTCTAACGATGCTTCCTGACACTGCTGAGGATTATGCTTACAAG ACCGAACTCCAAGCTGGCTTCTGCCAAGGCCACAAGAACAAGCGCTGCAAATGGCGTAAGGGCAAGGCTCTAGGCGGCAGTTCGGTGATAAATGCCATGCTGCACGTATTTGGCAACGACAGAGACTACAACCAATGGCAGGAGCAAGGTAACGAAGGATGGGACTACGAAAACATGCTCCGCTACCTCCGAAAGTCAACCAACTGTCCAGCAGAGTACATAGCCAAGTTTGGGGTCAGACACTGCGGAGCGAACGGTCCAATGAGCATCAGAAGTTACAACTACTCTGAAACAATGCAGCAAGAAGTTCTTCTAGATGGCGCTCGGGAGATGGGCTTGGACGTCTTGGACCCTCTAATTGGCGACCGTTACGTTGGATTTGGGAAAGCCTTCGGTACCATGGACAACGCGCAGAGGATGAATACTGCCAAAGCCTATTTATCTCCTGTCAAAGATAAGAAGAACTTGTACGTGATGAAATCCACTAGAGCCGACAAAGTTTTGCTGAAGGGCAACAAGGCGGTGGGTGTTCGTGTTACGTCAGGTGGCAAGACTGTGGACCTAACAGCGTCCAAGGAAGTTATTCTGTCAGCTGGCAGCATTGCCAGTCCGCAACTGTTGATGCTGTCGGGAATTGGGCCCAAGAAACATTTGCAAGATATGGGTATTCAGGTTGTAGCTGATCTGCCGGTTGGCAAGAACCTACAGGATCACGTGATCTGGCCAGGTCTGTTGATTGGCTTTGTGAACGAGACACAACCCCTGCCCACGTCCACCTTTGGAATGGACCTAGCGTATAACTATTTGGTGCATAAAAAGGGGGAACTTGCTACTGTTGGCATCAACCTTTTGGCGTTTGTTAACGTGAACGACTTTGGACCTAACGGAGAGA AGCCTCGCTCCACGCCCTCGAAGTATCCAGACATCGAGTTCCACTTCGGCCACTTCCCAAGATGGCTGGCCCCAAAGATAGCAGCCTTGTACAACCTAGTCAACGTGGAGAATGAGATAGTGCAAGAATTGACGAAGATGATCATGGAGGGCGACCTAATCGTAGCAGCCAGCACTCTGCTACAACCGAAAAGCAAAGGGTTTCTCGAGCTGCGCAGCGCTGATCCAGCGGACACTATGAAGATCTATGCGAATTATTTCGCAGAGAGGGAAGACATAGAGACATTATTGAAGTCGGTGAACGTTATCAAGGCTCTGACGAAGACTTCAGCCTTGGGGCAGTACAAAATGACGTTGAAGCACTTGGACCTGCCTGGATGCAGGGACAAGCAGCCCGATTCTGACGAATATTGGGAGTGCAACATTAGGCAAATTGCTGGGAGCGTGTACCATCCTATCGGCACGGCTAAGATGGGAACAAAAGATGATCCCACCGCTGTGGTGGATTCTAGGCTTAGGGTGCACGGC
- the LOC143359394 gene encoding glucose dehydrogenase [FAD, quinone] isoform X1 codes for MKNSSATTISNCLYTFSISRIVYTSKENKQEDTAAVVRPHNMEACMAASCSAALSPLPSSLFSQLINVLLFSQCALDRGSDYPVDRSIDILSSKKEFDFVIVGGGSAGSVLARRLSEIDDWDVLLIEAGEDASPMSEVPGFLTMLPDTAEDYAYKTELQAGFCQGHKNKRCKWRKGKALGGSSVINAMLHVFGNDRDYNQWQEQGNEGWDYENMLRYLRKSTNCPAEYIAKFGVRHCGANGPMSIRSYNYSETMQQEVLLDGAREMGLDVLDPLIGDRYVGFGKAFGTMDNAQRMNTAKAYLSPVKDKKNLYVMKSTRADKVLLKGNKAVGVRVTSGGKTVDLTASKEVILSAGSIASPQLLMLSGIGPKKHLQDMGIQVVADLPVGKNLQDHVIWPGLLIGFVNETQPLPTSTFGMDLAYNYLVHKKGELATVGINLLAFVNVNDFGPNGEKPRSTPSKYPDIEFHFGHFPRWLAPKIAALYNLVNVENEIVQELTKMIMEGDLIVAASTLLQPKSKGFLELRSADPADTMKIYANYFAEREDIETLLKSVNVIKALTKTSALGQYKMTLKHLDLPGCRDKQPDSDEYWECNIRQIAGSVYHPIGTAKMGTKDDPTAVVDSRLRVHGVQRLRVIDASIMPNIVSGNTNSPVIAIAEKGADLVKEDWFKDKHSEL; via the exons atgaaaaattcgtCTGCCACAACAATATCGAATTGCCTTTATACGTTTTCCATTTCACGTATCGTTTACACGAGCAAGGAAAACAAACAGGAAGATACCGCAGCAGTCGTCAG ACCACACAACATGGAGGCCTGCATGGCAGCAAGTTGCAGTGCCGCGCTTTCGCCGCTGCCATCTTCTCTCTTCTCGCAGTTAATCAACGTGCTTCTGTTCTCGCAATGCGCTTTAGACCGTGGCTCTGATTATCCAGTGGATCGCTCAATAGATATTCTATCCTCGAAAAAAGAATTTGATTTTGTGATTGTTGGGGGCGGGTCTGCAGGCTCTGTGCTAGCCCGGCGACTGTCGGAGATAGATGACTGGGATGTTCTGTTGATCGAAGCAGGGGAGGATGCTAGTCCTATGAGTGAAGTCCCTGGGTTTCTAACGATGCTTCCTGACACTGCTGAGGATTATGCTTACAAG ACCGAACTCCAAGCTGGCTTCTGCCAAGGCCACAAGAACAAGCGCTGCAAATGGCGTAAGGGCAAGGCTCTAGGCGGCAGTTCGGTGATAAATGCCATGCTGCACGTATTTGGCAACGACAGAGACTACAACCAATGGCAGGAGCAAGGTAACGAAGGATGGGACTACGAAAACATGCTCCGCTACCTCCGAAAGTCAACCAACTGTCCAGCAGAGTACATAGCCAAGTTTGGGGTCAGACACTGCGGAGCGAACGGTCCAATGAGCATCAGAAGTTACAACTACTCTGAAACAATGCAGCAAGAAGTTCTTCTAGATGGCGCTCGGGAGATGGGCTTGGACGTCTTGGACCCTCTAATTGGCGACCGTTACGTTGGATTTGGGAAAGCCTTCGGTACCATGGACAACGCGCAGAGGATGAATACTGCCAAAGCCTATTTATCTCCTGTCAAAGATAAGAAGAACTTGTACGTGATGAAATCCACTAGAGCCGACAAAGTTTTGCTGAAGGGCAACAAGGCGGTGGGTGTTCGTGTTACGTCAGGTGGCAAGACTGTGGACCTAACAGCGTCCAAGGAAGTTATTCTGTCAGCTGGCAGCATTGCCAGTCCGCAACTGTTGATGCTGTCGGGAATTGGGCCCAAGAAACATTTGCAAGATATGGGTATTCAGGTTGTAGCTGATCTGCCGGTTGGCAAGAACCTACAGGATCACGTGATCTGGCCAGGTCTGTTGATTGGCTTTGTGAACGAGACACAACCCCTGCCCACGTCCACCTTTGGAATGGACCTAGCGTATAACTATTTGGTGCATAAAAAGGGGGAACTTGCTACTGTTGGCATCAACCTTTTGGCGTTTGTTAACGTGAACGACTTTGGACCTAACGGAGAGA AGCCTCGCTCCACGCCCTCGAAGTATCCAGACATCGAGTTCCACTTCGGCCACTTCCCAAGATGGCTGGCCCCAAAGATAGCAGCCTTGTACAACCTAGTCAACGTGGAGAATGAGATAGTGCAAGAATTGACGAAGATGATCATGGAGGGCGACCTAATCGTAGCAGCCAGCACTCTGCTACAACCGAAAAGCAAAGGGTTTCTCGAGCTGCGCAGCGCTGATCCAGCGGACACTATGAAGATCTATGCGAATTATTTCGCAGAGAGGGAAGACATAGAGACATTATTGAAGTCGGTGAACGTTATCAAGGCTCTGACGAAGACTTCAGCCTTGGGGCAGTACAAAATGACGTTGAAGCACTTGGACCTGCCTGGATGCAGGGACAAGCAGCCCGATTCTGACGAATATTGGGAGTGCAACATTAGGCAAATTGCTGGGAGCGTGTACCATCCTATCGGCACGGCTAAGATGGGAACAAAAGATGATCCCACCGCTGTGGTGGATTCTAGGCTTAGGGTGCACGGC
- the LOC143359395 gene encoding glucose dehydrogenase [FAD, quinone] isoform X2, with product MRVHILFFSLVQLVFAFQHPFTDTNKETAGCCSCNFKDTYYMDAKCGATTPFMNLVQKTMTARCDVSSPCNRLGKETVPQEWFDFIIVGAGQAGPIIARRLSDIPWWKVLLIEAGPEEPTMTAIPGLAFHAVNSTLDWKLKTEPTQPHPTACLETFGACSWPRGKMVSGTSGLHGMMYVRGHPEVYNSWARNGALGWSYDEITHYFERAENPIRQEILSDKPRTVPVPGPMKIEYFRDKPAFADEVLKAADELGYRTAMLKEYTQTGFMVAPMTTQNGMRGTTSRNYLRPVKDRRNLKVLINAHVTRILLNQGQSKAYGVELVDKDGYRRIVKANKEIILSAGAIGSPHILLNSGIGPKEDLIKQGLNVIKDLPVGKNLHNHVSIGIHYSIKDTDYEAMTMSSVNEFLDTRTGPLTSTGLTQVTAFFESSFAVAGIPDIQVFFDGFSPKCPRTGLPYECLNGALALCSGRREIIMRPTAVIVASKGYLKLQSADPMVPPLLYPNYFTDPKDLKVLIEGIKKSNQLVNTQAMKNWDLRMEPVIHSLCTDYHFASDAYWECYIRAATGPENHQAGSCKMGGYNDPTAVVDPELRVRGVTNIRVADASVFPIVPNSNPIAAIMMTAEKAADMIRHTWTKS from the exons ATGCGAGTACATATCTTGTTCTTCAGTTTGGTGCAATTGGTGTTTGCGTTCCAACACCCCTTTACGG ACACCAATAAGGAAACAGCAGGATGTTGTTCATGCAACTTCAAAGACACATACTACATGGACGCAAAATGTGGTGCAACGACTCCATTTATGAATCTGGTTCAAAAAACCATGACAGCTAGATGCGATGTTTCGAGTCCATGCAACAGGCTTGGAAAGGAGACGGTGCCTCAAGAATG GTTCGACTTCATCATAGTTGGCGCCGGTCAAGCCGGGCCAATAATCGCCAGGAGATTGAGCGACATTCCATGGTGGAAGGTGCTGCTAATCGAGGCAGGCCCGGAAGAACCGACGATGACTGCCATCCCAGGCCTGGCATTTCATGCAGTCAACTCGACTCTAGACTGGAAATTGAAAACCGAACCTACGCAGCCCCATCCGACTGCTTGTTTAG AAACTTTCGGGGCATGCAGCTGGCCCCGCGGCAAGATGGTGTCCGGCACCAGCGGTCTTCACGGTATGATGTACGTCCGGGGACATCCGGAAGTGTACAACAGCTGGGCAAGGAACGGTGCCTTGGGCTGGTCCTACGACGAGATAACGCACTACTTTGAGCGCGCCGAAAACCCTATCAGACAGGAAATCCTCTCCGACAAGCCCAGAACGGTCCCGGTCCCCGGTCCAATGAAAATCGAGTATTTCCGGGACAAGCCTGCATTCGCTGACGAAGTCCTGAAGGCTGCTGATGAGCTAGGCTACAGGACGGCCATGTTGAAAGAGTACACGCAAACAGGGTTCATGGTGGCTCCCATGACGACGCAGAATGGGATGCGAGGCACCACATCTAGGAACTATTTGAGGCCGGTTAAGGACAGGAGGAATTTGAAGGTCCTGATAAATGCGCACGTGACGAGGATTCTGTTGAATCAGGGGCAGAGCAAGGCTTATGGCGTCGAGCTGGTGGATAAAGATGGCTACCGGAGGATCGTCAAGGCCAATAAAGAGATCATCCTGTCGGCTGGAGCTATAGGGTCGCCGCACATACTTCTGAACTCAGGGATTGGACCAAAAGAGGATTTGATCAAGCAGG GTTTGAACGTCATCAAGGACCTTCCTGTGGGCAAGAATCTGCACAATCACGTGTCGATTGGCATCCACTATAGCATTAAGGACACTGACTATGAAGCAATGACTATGAGCAGCGTGAACGAGTTCTTGGATACTCGCACCGGTCCCCTAACCAGCACTGGACTGACTCAAGTGACTGCGTTTTTCGAAAGCAGCTTTGCTGTCGCTGGTATTCCTGATATTCAGGTTTTCTTTGATGGATTTTCCCCGAAGTGTCCAAGGACTGGGCTGCCATATGAGTGCTTGAATGGAGCGCTGGCTCTCTGTTCGGGTAGGAGGGAGATCATAATGAGGCCCACCGCGGTCATCGTAGCTAGCAAAGGATACCTGAAGCTGCAGTCTGCGGATCCTATGGTGCCGCCACTACTTTATCCGAATTATTTCACCGATCCGAAAGATTTGAAGGTACTGATCGAGGGCATTAAGAAGTCGAATCAGCTTGTCAATACCCAAGCCATGAAGAACTGGGATTTGAGGATGGAGCCTGTGATTCATTCGCTTTGCACCGA CTACCACTTCGCCAGCGACGCGTACTGGGAATGCTACATAAGAGCTGCCACAGGGCCCGAGAACCATCAAGCAGGCAGTTGCAAAATGGGTGGCTATAACGATCCAACGGCAGTGGTGGACCCAGAACTACGAGTCCGTGGTGTGACGAACATTAGGGTCGCCGATGCGTCAGTGTTCCCAATTGTGCCAAACAGTAACCCAATCGCTGCCATCATGATGACAGCCGAGAAGGCGGCTGACATGATCAGGCACACGTGGACGAAATCGTGA
- the LOC143359395 gene encoding glucose dehydrogenase [FAD, quinone] isoform X1, with protein MRVHILFFSLVQLVFAFQHPFTFSPGQPDTNKETAGCCSCNFKDTYYMDAKCGATTPFMNLVQKTMTARCDVSSPCNRLGKETVPQEWFDFIIVGAGQAGPIIARRLSDIPWWKVLLIEAGPEEPTMTAIPGLAFHAVNSTLDWKLKTEPTQPHPTACLETFGACSWPRGKMVSGTSGLHGMMYVRGHPEVYNSWARNGALGWSYDEITHYFERAENPIRQEILSDKPRTVPVPGPMKIEYFRDKPAFADEVLKAADELGYRTAMLKEYTQTGFMVAPMTTQNGMRGTTSRNYLRPVKDRRNLKVLINAHVTRILLNQGQSKAYGVELVDKDGYRRIVKANKEIILSAGAIGSPHILLNSGIGPKEDLIKQGLNVIKDLPVGKNLHNHVSIGIHYSIKDTDYEAMTMSSVNEFLDTRTGPLTSTGLTQVTAFFESSFAVAGIPDIQVFFDGFSPKCPRTGLPYECLNGALALCSGRREIIMRPTAVIVASKGYLKLQSADPMVPPLLYPNYFTDPKDLKVLIEGIKKSNQLVNTQAMKNWDLRMEPVIHSLCTDYHFASDAYWECYIRAATGPENHQAGSCKMGGYNDPTAVVDPELRVRGVTNIRVADASVFPIVPNSNPIAAIMMTAEKAADMIRHTWTKS; from the exons ATGCGAGTACATATCTTGTTCTTCAGTTTGGTGCAATTGGTGTTTGCGTTCCAACACCCCTTTACG TTTTCACCTGGCCAGCCGGACACCAATAAGGAAACAGCAGGATGTTGTTCATGCAACTTCAAAGACACATACTACATGGACGCAAAATGTGGTGCAACGACTCCATTTATGAATCTGGTTCAAAAAACCATGACAGCTAGATGCGATGTTTCGAGTCCATGCAACAGGCTTGGAAAGGAGACGGTGCCTCAAGAATG GTTCGACTTCATCATAGTTGGCGCCGGTCAAGCCGGGCCAATAATCGCCAGGAGATTGAGCGACATTCCATGGTGGAAGGTGCTGCTAATCGAGGCAGGCCCGGAAGAACCGACGATGACTGCCATCCCAGGCCTGGCATTTCATGCAGTCAACTCGACTCTAGACTGGAAATTGAAAACCGAACCTACGCAGCCCCATCCGACTGCTTGTTTAG AAACTTTCGGGGCATGCAGCTGGCCCCGCGGCAAGATGGTGTCCGGCACCAGCGGTCTTCACGGTATGATGTACGTCCGGGGACATCCGGAAGTGTACAACAGCTGGGCAAGGAACGGTGCCTTGGGCTGGTCCTACGACGAGATAACGCACTACTTTGAGCGCGCCGAAAACCCTATCAGACAGGAAATCCTCTCCGACAAGCCCAGAACGGTCCCGGTCCCCGGTCCAATGAAAATCGAGTATTTCCGGGACAAGCCTGCATTCGCTGACGAAGTCCTGAAGGCTGCTGATGAGCTAGGCTACAGGACGGCCATGTTGAAAGAGTACACGCAAACAGGGTTCATGGTGGCTCCCATGACGACGCAGAATGGGATGCGAGGCACCACATCTAGGAACTATTTGAGGCCGGTTAAGGACAGGAGGAATTTGAAGGTCCTGATAAATGCGCACGTGACGAGGATTCTGTTGAATCAGGGGCAGAGCAAGGCTTATGGCGTCGAGCTGGTGGATAAAGATGGCTACCGGAGGATCGTCAAGGCCAATAAAGAGATCATCCTGTCGGCTGGAGCTATAGGGTCGCCGCACATACTTCTGAACTCAGGGATTGGACCAAAAGAGGATTTGATCAAGCAGG GTTTGAACGTCATCAAGGACCTTCCTGTGGGCAAGAATCTGCACAATCACGTGTCGATTGGCATCCACTATAGCATTAAGGACACTGACTATGAAGCAATGACTATGAGCAGCGTGAACGAGTTCTTGGATACTCGCACCGGTCCCCTAACCAGCACTGGACTGACTCAAGTGACTGCGTTTTTCGAAAGCAGCTTTGCTGTCGCTGGTATTCCTGATATTCAGGTTTTCTTTGATGGATTTTCCCCGAAGTGTCCAAGGACTGGGCTGCCATATGAGTGCTTGAATGGAGCGCTGGCTCTCTGTTCGGGTAGGAGGGAGATCATAATGAGGCCCACCGCGGTCATCGTAGCTAGCAAAGGATACCTGAAGCTGCAGTCTGCGGATCCTATGGTGCCGCCACTACTTTATCCGAATTATTTCACCGATCCGAAAGATTTGAAGGTACTGATCGAGGGCATTAAGAAGTCGAATCAGCTTGTCAATACCCAAGCCATGAAGAACTGGGATTTGAGGATGGAGCCTGTGATTCATTCGCTTTGCACCGA CTACCACTTCGCCAGCGACGCGTACTGGGAATGCTACATAAGAGCTGCCACAGGGCCCGAGAACCATCAAGCAGGCAGTTGCAAAATGGGTGGCTATAACGATCCAACGGCAGTGGTGGACCCAGAACTACGAGTCCGTGGTGTGACGAACATTAGGGTCGCCGATGCGTCAGTGTTCCCAATTGTGCCAAACAGTAACCCAATCGCTGCCATCATGATGACAGCCGAGAAGGCGGCTGACATGATCAGGCACACGTGGACGAAATCGTGA
- the LOC143359395 gene encoding glucose dehydrogenase [FAD, quinone] isoform X3: MKKDQFGLRVDTLVPFGLVWFDPLIRLYPILTSSDETFGACSWPRGKMVSGTSGLHGMMYVRGHPEVYNSWARNGALGWSYDEITHYFERAENPIRQEILSDKPRTVPVPGPMKIEYFRDKPAFADEVLKAADELGYRTAMLKEYTQTGFMVAPMTTQNGMRGTTSRNYLRPVKDRRNLKVLINAHVTRILLNQGQSKAYGVELVDKDGYRRIVKANKEIILSAGAIGSPHILLNSGIGPKEDLIKQGLNVIKDLPVGKNLHNHVSIGIHYSIKDTDYEAMTMSSVNEFLDTRTGPLTSTGLTQVTAFFESSFAVAGIPDIQVFFDGFSPKCPRTGLPYECLNGALALCSGRREIIMRPTAVIVASKGYLKLQSADPMVPPLLYPNYFTDPKDLKVLIEGIKKSNQLVNTQAMKNWDLRMEPVIHSLCTDYHFASDAYWECYIRAATGPENHQAGSCKMGGYNDPTAVVDPELRVRGVTNIRVADASVFPIVPNSNPIAAIMMTAEKAADMIRHTWTKS, translated from the exons ATGAAGAAAGATCAATTTGGTTTGAGGGTAGACACCCTGGTACCctttggtttggtttggtttgaCCCCCTTATTCGGCTATACCCTATCTTGACATCTTCGGATG AAACTTTCGGGGCATGCAGCTGGCCCCGCGGCAAGATGGTGTCCGGCACCAGCGGTCTTCACGGTATGATGTACGTCCGGGGACATCCGGAAGTGTACAACAGCTGGGCAAGGAACGGTGCCTTGGGCTGGTCCTACGACGAGATAACGCACTACTTTGAGCGCGCCGAAAACCCTATCAGACAGGAAATCCTCTCCGACAAGCCCAGAACGGTCCCGGTCCCCGGTCCAATGAAAATCGAGTATTTCCGGGACAAGCCTGCATTCGCTGACGAAGTCCTGAAGGCTGCTGATGAGCTAGGCTACAGGACGGCCATGTTGAAAGAGTACACGCAAACAGGGTTCATGGTGGCTCCCATGACGACGCAGAATGGGATGCGAGGCACCACATCTAGGAACTATTTGAGGCCGGTTAAGGACAGGAGGAATTTGAAGGTCCTGATAAATGCGCACGTGACGAGGATTCTGTTGAATCAGGGGCAGAGCAAGGCTTATGGCGTCGAGCTGGTGGATAAAGATGGCTACCGGAGGATCGTCAAGGCCAATAAAGAGATCATCCTGTCGGCTGGAGCTATAGGGTCGCCGCACATACTTCTGAACTCAGGGATTGGACCAAAAGAGGATTTGATCAAGCAGG GTTTGAACGTCATCAAGGACCTTCCTGTGGGCAAGAATCTGCACAATCACGTGTCGATTGGCATCCACTATAGCATTAAGGACACTGACTATGAAGCAATGACTATGAGCAGCGTGAACGAGTTCTTGGATACTCGCACCGGTCCCCTAACCAGCACTGGACTGACTCAAGTGACTGCGTTTTTCGAAAGCAGCTTTGCTGTCGCTGGTATTCCTGATATTCAGGTTTTCTTTGATGGATTTTCCCCGAAGTGTCCAAGGACTGGGCTGCCATATGAGTGCTTGAATGGAGCGCTGGCTCTCTGTTCGGGTAGGAGGGAGATCATAATGAGGCCCACCGCGGTCATCGTAGCTAGCAAAGGATACCTGAAGCTGCAGTCTGCGGATCCTATGGTGCCGCCACTACTTTATCCGAATTATTTCACCGATCCGAAAGATTTGAAGGTACTGATCGAGGGCATTAAGAAGTCGAATCAGCTTGTCAATACCCAAGCCATGAAGAACTGGGATTTGAGGATGGAGCCTGTGATTCATTCGCTTTGCACCGA CTACCACTTCGCCAGCGACGCGTACTGGGAATGCTACATAAGAGCTGCCACAGGGCCCGAGAACCATCAAGCAGGCAGTTGCAAAATGGGTGGCTATAACGATCCAACGGCAGTGGTGGACCCAGAACTACGAGTCCGTGGTGTGACGAACATTAGGGTCGCCGATGCGTCAGTGTTCCCAATTGTGCCAAACAGTAACCCAATCGCTGCCATCATGATGACAGCCGAGAAGGCGGCTGACATGATCAGGCACACGTGGACGAAATCGTGA